The segment ATCCTCCTCAACCCCCTGATAGCTTACTGGTTTGTGATTTAGCAAATCAGAGAAAAATTTCTCAGCTTCTTGCTTAATCTCTGAGTGCTTTGTCCTTACACATCCATTCGCATCTCTTATTTCCCTGATCAGATTCTGAGCTTGCCTCGTTTTGATTGCACGATGAAAGGTTTTGTTATTTTGATCCCCCACGTCTAGCCAATGCAGCTTAGCCCTCTGCTTTAGAAAATCTTCCTCCAACGTTGATACATGTAACCACTTCCCATAAGCTTCAGACTCTTCTTGAACTGCTCTCACCCTAGGATTCTCCAGGGTGTTCTTCTGCTTTTCACTTAGAATATCCATAGCTTCCTTTGCCCGCTTGGTCAGATTCCCCAATTTATTTCTTCCCAAATCTCTGATCAGTTGCTTTAAGTTTTTTAGCTTCTTTGCAAATCTAAACATCGCAGATGTTGAGTGAAATAACCTCTCCGTATTACTCCAGTAGCTCTCAACCATCGGAAGAAACTCAGGAAGACTTGCAACAGCATTTACATAATTAAAGGGTCTTCTTATCTTCTCATTTGGAGGAAACAACTGCACCTTACACCTCAAATGATCAGAGCACCCCCCAGGCTCAAAAACTGAATACGCATTACTAAATCTTCTCAACGCTACTTCATTTAGCAAAAACCTATCAAGTTTCTTGCAAATAACCCCCTCCTCCCTCTTATTACACCAAGTATATAGTGGTCCTTGATACCCCAAATCTGTTAGTTGACAATGCAGAACCAAACTCTGAAACTCCCTCATTCCACAAGATATCCTACTCATGTTATCAAACCTCGAACTCTCTGCCCCATCGAGAATTTCGTTAAAATCACCCATAATCATCCAAGATTTATTTCTAAAGCTGGAAGAGTTATGATGATGCGCCAAATCGTCCCAAAGAACCTTCCTCCCTTCTACTTGATTGCTAGCATATATACAAGTGCAAAAgaactcttcttctccttccaaCTCAACCAAACAGGTAACCATCTGATCCGACTTATATACAGGAGTCATACGTATTGTATCTCTCCATAACACCCAAATTCTTCCACCACTACTATCTTCATAATTTGTTATTGCAGACCAATCCTTAAGCACTGCATTCAGGATCTTCTCCGACTTCCTTTCCTTAACCCGAGTTTCCAACAGACAACCAAACTTCATTTCCTTATTATTCAACCAACCAGCAACCACGGAATGTTTTAATGATTTGTTAAACCCACGAACATTCCAGAAGAAGCAAGCCATATTTAAAGATTTCGACGAGAAGACCTTTTACCCTTCAGCAGAGCCTCTTGAGTTTTGGTCTTCTGATTTTTCCTCCCACCCTTTTTCGCCACTGACTTCTCTTTCTCCTTAGATCTCTGTTCCAAAATCTCATCCTCCAGTAGGTCACTCTCCATAGCTTCCATACCTCCTTCTTCTTCCAACTGATAATTTTCCTCTTCTGCCTCCACTTGTGTTACTTCTATTTCCCCCTCTTCAATTTCATCCAACGATAAAACAGTGAATTTTGATGCTGAGATTTGAATAACAGCTTCATCTCTCTTCAAAGATTTCGGTGTAACTCTACCAGCTTTATCTGGCGTGACTAAAGCCCATTCACTACCTTTCTCTCCACTACCAACATGACTCCCCTCCTCTACACTACCAGAATTAACTTCCTTCACAACCTTTTTTGCTTCATTCGTTACCTGCTCAGCCACCACTTCTTGCTGAACATTAACGTTACTACTCGCTTCCAATATCCGCTCATCTCTGATCTTAGGCGGACTATTCTTCTTCAGACCACTCTCCTTCATCTTCCTTTCCCTCTTAGACAAACCACAGACCTTCTCAGTGTGACCCCACTTCTCACAATGATTACACCTCGCAGGCAACCATGGGTAGTAAAATTCAGCCGTAAACTCCTGCCCCTCCAAGGTGAAGTCTATCTCCTTCGGTAACGTTTTTGATACATCAACCTTGACAAACACTTTTGCTTCCTCAAAGTCAATTGCCTCTTATCAAATATTTGGTGTGGATGGGCTGCAATTGCCTCTTATCTTCCACAAAGGACAGACAATGACATTAAGAACTAT is part of the Raphanus sativus cultivar WK10039 chromosome 5, ASM80110v3, whole genome shotgun sequence genome and harbors:
- the LOC130494898 gene encoding uncharacterized protein LOC130494898, which produces MACFFWNVRGFNKSLKHSVVAGWLNNKEMKFGCLLETRVKERKSEKILNAVLKDWSAITNYEDSSGGRIWVLWRDTIRMTPVYKSDQMVTCLVELEGEEEFFCTCIYASNQVEGRKVLWDDLAHHHNSSSFRNKSWMIMGDFNEILDGAESSRFDNMSRISCGMREFQSLVLHCQLTDLGYQGPLYTWCNKREEGVICKKLDRFLLNEVALRRFSNAYSVFEPGGCSDHLRCKVQLFPPNEKIRRPFNYVNAVASLPEFLPMVESYWSNTERLFHSTSAMFRFAKKLKNLKQLIRDLGRNKLGNLTKRAKEAMDILSEKQKNTLENPRVRAVQEESEAYGKWLHVSTLEEDFLKQRAKLHWLDVGDQNNKTFHRAIKTRQAQNLIREIRDANGCVRTKHSEIKQEAEKFFSDLLNHKPVSYQGVEEDELQELLRFRCSSEDCRHLEEEVTEE